In Candidatus Campbellbacteria bacterium, the following are encoded in one genomic region:
- the map gene encoding type I methionyl aminopeptidase, producing MICKTEQEKEILREGGKRLAEIRSVLAEKTKAGVSTVELDELAYQLCTKDGDLPAFLNYTPFGAPRPFPSSICVSVNDVVVHGIPTEDPRVIKEGDLVTIDVGLVHKGLITDSAITVEVGEVKDREHRMVVAAREALDKAIKKVRAGVRVGEISKVIEQTVKEQGFGVPQELGGHGVGKSIHEEPSITNVFFGNLGPSLREGEVIAIEPIITMGKGDIVFDHKDGYTITTKDGSKSAHSEHTLIVTKNGSEILTV from the coding sequence ATGATCTGTAAAACAGAACAAGAAAAAGAGATCTTGCGAGAGGGAGGCAAGCGCCTTGCCGAAATCCGCTCTGTTCTAGCCGAGAAAACTAAAGCTGGTGTCTCTACAGTGGAATTGGATGAGTTGGCTTATCAATTGTGTACTAAGGACGGAGATCTGCCCGCGTTTCTGAACTATACTCCTTTTGGAGCGCCCAGACCCTTTCCTTCCAGTATATGTGTTTCCGTAAACGACGTCGTGGTACACGGAATTCCGACTGAAGATCCGCGAGTCATAAAAGAAGGAGATTTGGTTACTATTGACGTAGGTTTAGTTCACAAAGGGCTGATAACAGACAGTGCTATTACGGTAGAAGTGGGAGAGGTAAAAGATAGAGAACACAGAATGGTTGTGGCTGCGAGAGAAGCGCTCGATAAGGCCATAAAAAAGGTTCGTGCCGGTGTGCGCGTAGGAGAGATATCAAAAGTCATAGAACAGACCGTTAAAGAACAAGGTTTTGGCGTGCCCCAGGAATTGGGAGGCCACGGAGTTGGCAAGTCAATACACGAAGAACCAAGTATCACGAACGTTTTCTTTGGGAACCTTGGTCCTTCCTTGCGAGAAGGAGAGGTAATAGCCATAGAGCCGATCATTACTATGGGCAAGGGAGATATAGTTTTCGATCACAAGGATGGATACACGATAACCACCAAAGATGGTTCAAAAAGCGCGCATTCAGAACACACCTTAATTGTAACCAAGAACGGATCTGAGATCTTGACTGTTTAA